The following proteins are encoded in a genomic region of bacterium:
- a CDS encoding FAD-binding protein yields NMASELSEALGGKRYLSGLVQFDQRKWKEHYDTSWSEMKRMKKKYDPNGVLNPGFIDFTA; encoded by the coding sequence GAACATGGCAAGCGAATTGAGTGAAGCACTCGGTGGCAAGCGCTACCTTTCGGGCCTGGTCCAGTTTGATCAAAGGAAATGGAAGGAACACTACGATACAAGCTGGAGCGAAATGAAACGAATGAAGAAGAAATATGATCCGAACGGCGTTTTGAATCCCGGGTTCATCGACTT